The following coding sequences lie in one Leucobacter allii genomic window:
- a CDS encoding C-terminal binding protein: MSAFRVLITDYTWDDASRERAILEPLGAEVIEAPDGSEETLVALAPGVDAILTCFARVTERVIDAAGPGLAVVARYGVGVDNIAVAHAQARGVAVTRVPEYCVDEVAEHALALMLALERGLTVYDRDTRSGGAALRTGLGTRRIAGRTVGIIGAGRIGEALRTRVEALGMTALVYHPSRPDPERLRAVLGAADYVSLHLPLLPGTQGLVDADFLAAMRPDAFLINASRGPLVDTDALVAALRDGRIAGAGLDVTDPEDLPPEHPLRAEPRVIITPHTAFYSAESIASLAEQAAASVAAVLAGARPASLVPAVAEG; the protein is encoded by the coding sequence GTGAGCGCCTTCCGCGTCCTCATCACGGACTACACCTGGGACGACGCCTCGCGCGAGCGCGCGATCCTGGAGCCCCTCGGCGCCGAGGTGATCGAGGCGCCCGACGGCTCGGAGGAGACGCTCGTCGCGCTCGCGCCCGGCGTCGACGCGATCCTCACCTGCTTCGCGCGGGTGACGGAGCGCGTGATCGACGCGGCGGGGCCCGGCCTCGCCGTCGTCGCGCGCTACGGCGTGGGCGTCGACAACATCGCCGTCGCGCACGCGCAGGCGCGCGGCGTCGCCGTGACGCGTGTGCCCGAGTACTGCGTCGACGAGGTCGCGGAGCACGCGCTCGCGCTCATGCTCGCGCTCGAACGCGGCCTCACCGTCTACGACCGCGACACCCGCAGCGGCGGGGCGGCGCTGCGCACGGGGCTCGGCACGCGCCGCATCGCCGGGCGCACCGTCGGCATCATCGGCGCGGGCCGGATCGGGGAGGCCCTGCGCACCCGGGTCGAGGCGCTCGGCATGACCGCCCTCGTCTACCACCCCTCGCGGCCGGATCCCGAGCGGTTGCGCGCCGTGCTGGGCGCCGCGGATTACGTCTCCCTGCACCTCCCGCTGCTGCCCGGCACGCAGGGGCTCGTCGACGCCGACTTCCTCGCCGCGATGCGCCCGGACGCCTTCCTCATCAACGCCTCGCGCGGGCCGCTCGTCGACACCGACGCCCTCGTGGCGGCGCTCCGCGACGGCCGGATCGCGGGGGCGGGGCTCGACGTCACCGATCCGGAGGATCTGCCGCCCGAGCACCCGCTCCGCGCCGAGCCCCGGGTGATCATCACGCCGCACACCGCCTTCTACTCGGCCGAGTCGATCGCCTCGCTCGCCGAGCAGGCGGCCGCCTCGGTCGCCGCCGTGCTCGCCGGAGCGCGGCCGGCGTCGCTCGTCCCCGCCGTCGCCGAGGGGTGA
- a CDS encoding fumarylacetoacetate hydrolase family protein: MRIARWNAGTAGTAPGEGFVIGPPGRERLVPFPDGSSVTEVLARGAEHAESLHATAVAGSDPGVALAEATLLAPLVPASIRDFVAFEEHVEGVSAGVEGTSHVADEWYEAPTFYFTNPHTVLAPGESVPIPETRRMDFELELAAVIGGVPGSDGANLDVEAARAHIFGYTIMNDWSARDLQAREMQVRLGPCKGKDFGTTLGPWIVTADELDAFLDADGFLAIRAEAHVRGELVGEDLVANMGWPFPELVAYAARNSRVVPGDVLGSGTVGNGGCLGELWGRGSALAPLEPGDEVRLVIEGVGEIASTVGERVAAPELPPARLRDRARRRTASA, encoded by the coding sequence ATGAGGATCGCTCGATGGAATGCCGGAACGGCCGGGACCGCCCCAGGGGAGGGCTTCGTGATCGGCCCGCCCGGCCGGGAGCGGCTCGTGCCCTTCCCCGACGGCTCCTCCGTGACCGAGGTGCTCGCGCGCGGCGCCGAGCACGCGGAGAGCCTCCACGCGACGGCCGTCGCCGGCTCGGATCCGGGCGTCGCGCTCGCCGAGGCGACGCTCCTCGCGCCGCTCGTCCCGGCCTCGATCCGCGACTTCGTCGCGTTCGAGGAGCACGTCGAGGGCGTCAGCGCCGGCGTCGAGGGCACGAGCCACGTCGCCGACGAATGGTACGAGGCGCCCACGTTCTACTTCACGAACCCGCACACCGTGCTCGCCCCGGGCGAGAGCGTGCCGATCCCCGAGACGCGCCGCATGGACTTCGAGCTCGAACTCGCGGCCGTCATCGGCGGCGTCCCCGGCTCCGACGGCGCGAACCTCGACGTCGAGGCCGCGCGGGCGCACATCTTCGGCTACACGATCATGAACGACTGGTCCGCACGGGACCTGCAGGCCCGCGAGATGCAGGTGCGGCTCGGCCCCTGCAAGGGGAAGGACTTCGGCACCACCCTCGGGCCCTGGATCGTGACGGCCGACGAGCTCGACGCGTTCCTCGACGCCGACGGCTTCCTCGCGATCCGCGCCGAGGCCCACGTGCGCGGCGAGCTCGTCGGCGAGGACCTCGTCGCGAACATGGGGTGGCCCTTCCCCGAACTCGTCGCCTACGCCGCCCGCAACTCGCGGGTCGTGCCGGGCGATGTGCTCGGTTCGGGCACGGTGGGCAACGGCGGCTGCCTGGGCGAGCTGTGGGGGCGCGGCTCCGCGCTGGCGCCCCTCGAGCCCGGCGACGAGGTGCGGCTCGTGATCGAGGGCGTCGGGGAGATCGCCAGCACGGTGGGCGAGCGGGTCGCCGCGCCCGAGCTGCCGCCCGCCCGGCTCCGCGACCGGGCGAGGCGGCGCACCGCCTCCGCCTGA
- a CDS encoding MBL fold metallo-hydrolase, with the protein MSAAPTLQEVAGGVWAYVQPDGGWMVNNMGLIAGADGATSIDATSTEPRMRAYLAAVARTTPAPVRRLVLTHAHPDHCNGASLLPDAEVIAHRAVAEELARPHALAPHIFEPFAQGDIRARRPTLVFEDAIALLDAERRIEVRHPGGPAHTAGDAYVWLPDDGVLFTGDLVFSGGTPSPCPAPRPAGCAPSSRWRRSRRGSWSPGTARSAGRSCSSPWPTTCGSSSTPRGARGSGA; encoded by the coding sequence ATGAGCGCCGCGCCGACGCTGCAGGAGGTGGCCGGCGGGGTCTGGGCCTACGTCCAGCCCGACGGCGGCTGGATGGTCAACAACATGGGTCTCATCGCGGGGGCCGACGGCGCGACGAGCATCGATGCGACCTCCACCGAGCCCCGCATGCGCGCCTACCTCGCGGCGGTCGCGCGGACGACCCCGGCACCCGTGCGGCGGCTCGTGCTCACCCACGCGCATCCCGACCACTGCAACGGCGCGTCCCTGCTGCCCGACGCCGAGGTCATCGCGCATCGCGCGGTCGCCGAGGAGTTGGCGCGGCCGCACGCGCTCGCCCCCCACATCTTCGAGCCCTTCGCGCAGGGCGACATCCGCGCCCGGCGCCCGACCCTCGTGTTCGAGGACGCGATCGCGCTCCTCGACGCCGAGCGCCGCATCGAGGTGCGCCACCCCGGGGGGCCCGCGCACACCGCGGGCGACGCCTACGTGTGGCTGCCGGACGACGGGGTGCTGTTCACCGGCGACCTGGTCTTCAGCGGCGGCACCCCTTCGCCCTGTCCGGCTCCCCGGCCGGCTGGCTGCGCGCCCTCGAGCAGATGGCGGCGCTCGCGCCGGGGGTCGTGGTCCCCGGGCACGGCCCGGTCGGCGGGACGGAGCTGCTCGAGCCCGTGGCCGACTACCTGCGGTTCCTCCTCGACGCCGCGCGGAGCGCGCGGGAGCGGGGCCTGA